The proteins below come from a single Cylindrospermopsis raciborskii Cr2010 genomic window:
- a CDS encoding helix-turn-helix domain-containing protein, which yields MPYIIPNKNCNRCDKCRPQCPTGAIKIENNEYWIDPCLCNNCEGYYPEPQCVIACPTQSPIPWQAKKGRCKVEVRESTSLDLFSNGKNHPFASAIVIWEACNILAQRKSLHWAQDGGGNLYYSRQVNQGRGNISFAIQDSSKSGFVRDLSTIENLDIRAACIHLIFAAYATTLERPWEQEFTIDERQIEAYLGLEKRKDLNKTTRLCLIKSIVQQVCSLVVSIDWQARGKVPAFSVQKSYLWDLTDIEHHFQEDERGCKYLIGLTFKVKAGLWSRHFLNKQGCKESLAFYQYGSLPKTLLTTVMSLWQQHEGAVRLMLWLLFKTKMGREQRITVPTLLRVGYGEEKIHLASRSRDERKRLLRTFENDLEVLNHYGIKVIFDPVTYPVEIQPLWAKLVDIPEDPDEALEFWINDGSGEHRLTDSSPRGKWNMLMNARILSFELPSDWENVTPQPHRKQHRSVKGKRSVKPHDDLLGEQVLQARKAISISQRELAKLAGKSQSWIRDVENGRLKPKSEDQLLLRRILNIL from the coding sequence ATGCCTTATATAATTCCTAATAAAAATTGCAATAGATGTGATAAATGCCGCCCCCAATGTCCTACGGGTGCCATCAAAATTGAAAATAATGAATATTGGATAGATCCTTGTCTTTGTAACAATTGTGAGGGTTATTATCCCGAACCACAATGCGTAATTGCTTGTCCTACCCAATCTCCTATACCCTGGCAAGCTAAAAAAGGCAGGTGCAAAGTTGAAGTAAGAGAATCTACCAGTCTGGATTTATTTTCTAATGGTAAAAACCACCCATTTGCTTCCGCTATAGTCATTTGGGAGGCGTGCAATATATTGGCCCAACGTAAATCATTACATTGGGCACAGGATGGGGGAGGTAATTTATACTATAGTCGTCAAGTTAATCAAGGTCGAGGTAATATTTCTTTTGCTATTCAAGACTCATCTAAATCTGGTTTCGTCAGAGATTTATCAACTATCGAAAATCTCGATATTCGTGCTGCCTGTATTCACCTAATTTTTGCAGCATACGCTACAACTTTGGAGCGACCTTGGGAACAGGAATTTACCATTGATGAACGGCAAATTGAAGCATATTTGGGACTGGAAAAACGCAAAGATCTGAACAAAACTACAAGGTTATGTTTGATTAAGAGTATTGTTCAACAGGTCTGTTCTTTGGTTGTTTCTATTGATTGGCAAGCTAGAGGTAAAGTCCCCGCTTTCTCTGTGCAGAAGAGTTATCTATGGGATTTGACAGATATTGAACATCATTTTCAGGAAGATGAACGAGGCTGTAAATATCTCATTGGTTTGACTTTTAAAGTGAAAGCTGGTCTGTGGTCTAGGCACTTTTTAAATAAACAGGGCTGTAAAGAAAGTTTGGCATTCTATCAATATGGTAGCTTACCAAAAACATTATTGACTACGGTGATGAGTCTTTGGCAACAACATGAAGGTGCTGTTAGGTTGATGTTATGGTTACTTTTTAAAACTAAAATGGGCAGGGAACAAAGAATTACTGTTCCTACTTTATTGCGCGTTGGTTATGGCGAGGAAAAAATTCATCTTGCTTCTAGATCCCGGGATGAGCGTAAGCGTTTGCTACGCACTTTTGAAAATGATTTGGAGGTACTTAATCACTATGGTATTAAAGTGATTTTTGACCCCGTTACTTACCCAGTAGAAATTCAGCCCCTCTGGGCAAAACTAGTTGATATTCCTGAAGATCCAGATGAGGCCTTGGAATTTTGGATTAATGATGGTAGTGGTGAGCATCGTCTGACTGATAGCAGTCCCCGTGGTAAGTGGAATATGTTGATGAATGCTCGAATTTTGTCTTTTGAATTACCTTCAGATTGGGAAAACGTCACTCCCCAACCCCATCGTAAACAACATCGTTCCGTCAAGGGTAAAAGGTCTGTGAAACCTCATGATGATTTATTGGGGGAACAGGTATTACAAGCTCGCAAAGCTATTAGTATCTCTCAACGGGAATTAGCAAAGTTGGCTGGTAAAAGTCAGAGTTGGATCCGTGATGTGGAAAATGGCCGTCTCAAACCTAAATCGGAAGATCAGCTTTTGCTTAGGAGAATCTTAAATATTCTCTAA
- a CDS encoding phosphoketolase family protein, which yields MTVNTTKTSSTVPSFCEGIQYFGEPLPNFQTYGAKPVIESGSVSIADINHTAAAYQTLLAADALRYLTLQITGSKASGHPGGFASQAEAYAALVMLGHKNIITEVGHHAPGFYSAMFLDRSLEDMSIFTVQQLRDRFREKHGLIGHLSGYIPGILAPAGPLGQGQHFAMAAALLHRDKLFPFTVGDGGLGEPYIMSSMAHFHTAYPQVTNFLPILVWNGYSQEHHSMVSLKTNEEMTAYWKGNGFKEVIIVDAKKFDDQNQPGDYVDSTIFSWERRLEFTREVLIGINQATNLALNGTLTVFIIKQLKGAGVHALGAKSHNLYPKDTLDAPHIAKALQKRALSIEAWQTVRTNAERAGGGPAAKTVVTEFELPLAPIGELPLEEYAVGGEPKVSTTAMGRLVGIVGSKDQNFLVTNADGNEASGIGNINQALKINHPTADELYNQIPGGQVYEPLSEDACAGLAVGLSLMGGRTLWCSYESFAINGLPIWQTVTQAMAELRRKTPSTITLFTAGALEQGRNGWTHQRPEVEAYFAAMMRNGNVFPVFPPDANSIQVCYDWALTTKNKGIVITASKSPLPIRTTLEQTKQGLEKGAILLHEVPGGKQVVFAVIGDMTLVPVFEAAAFLETEGIGVKIISVINPRRLYRPDDTAWDTCSQPDGEFLADEEFEELFSGDGLIAVTGGASAMLEPVMLRSSIKRDTFAWKRGETTASAGELMSFNGLAAEALTKRAIELVH from the coding sequence ATGACAGTAAACACAACCAAGACATCTTCCACCGTTCCCAGTTTTTGTGAGGGAATTCAATACTTTGGGGAACCATTGCCAAACTTTCAAACCTATGGTGCAAAGCCAGTCATAGAATCTGGTAGCGTGTCCATAGCTGACATTAACCATACAGCAGCAGCTTATCAAACCTTACTAGCAGCAGATGCCCTGCGCTATCTCACCTTACAAATAACTGGTAGTAAAGCTTCTGGACATCCAGGTGGTTTTGCCAGTCAAGCCGAAGCTTATGCAGCCTTGGTCATGCTGGGACATAAAAATATTATTACGGAAGTGGGACATCATGCTCCCGGTTTTTATAGTGCCATGTTTTTAGATCGGTCCTTAGAAGACATGAGCATATTTACTGTACAACAACTGCGCGATCGCTTTCGGGAAAAACACGGACTAATAGGTCACCTATCGGGTTATATTCCTGGAATTTTGGCACCTGCGGGACCGTTGGGACAGGGACAACATTTTGCCATGGCTGCAGCTTTATTACACCGAGACAAACTATTTCCCTTCACTGTGGGAGATGGGGGATTAGGTGAACCTTACATCATGAGTTCCATGGCTCATTTTCACACCGCCTATCCTCAAGTCACCAATTTCCTACCCATTCTAGTGTGGAACGGTTATAGTCAAGAGCATCATAGTATGGTGTCCTTAAAAACCAACGAGGAAATGACTGCTTATTGGAAGGGCAATGGTTTTAAGGAAGTAATCATCGTAGATGCCAAAAAGTTTGACGACCAGAATCAACCCGGAGATTACGTAGATAGTACCATATTTTCCTGGGAAAGAAGACTAGAATTTACCAGAGAAGTATTAATAGGCATTAATCAAGCGACTAATTTAGCCCTTAATGGTACACTAACAGTATTTATTATCAAACAACTTAAAGGTGCAGGTGTACACGCGTTAGGAGCAAAATCGCATAATCTTTATCCTAAAGATACTTTAGACGCACCCCATATTGCCAAAGCTCTACAGAAAAGAGCCTTATCCATAGAAGCATGGCAAACAGTTCGTACCAATGCTGAACGTGCTGGAGGTGGTCCAGCAGCAAAAACAGTAGTGACAGAATTTGAATTACCCCTAGCACCCATTGGGGAATTACCATTGGAAGAATATGCAGTTGGTGGTGAGCCAAAGGTTTCCACCACAGCTATGGGTAGATTGGTAGGAATAGTAGGGAGTAAGGATCAAAACTTTCTGGTGACCAATGCGGATGGTAACGAAGCATCAGGGATTGGCAACATTAACCAAGCTCTGAAAATCAACCACCCCACAGCAGATGAACTATATAATCAAATTCCCGGAGGTCAAGTTTACGAACCCCTGAGCGAAGATGCTTGTGCAGGATTAGCAGTGGGATTATCCCTGATGGGTGGAAGAACCCTATGGTGTTCTTATGAATCATTTGCTATAAATGGACTGCCAATTTGGCAAACCGTAACCCAAGCTATGGCTGAATTAAGAAGAAAAACCCCATCTACAATCACCTTATTTACAGCAGGTGCATTGGAGCAAGGACGCAACGGTTGGACCCATCAAAGACCAGAAGTGGAAGCATACTTTGCCGCTATGATGAGGAATGGTAATGTCTTCCCCGTTTTCCCTCCTGATGCTAATAGTATTCAGGTATGTTATGATTGGGCTTTGACCACCAAAAATAAAGGTATTGTAATTACTGCTAGTAAATCACCTTTACCCATTAGAACCACTCTGGAACAAACTAAACAGGGACTGGAAAAGGGAGCAATTTTATTACACGAGGTTCCAGGGGGAAAACAAGTTGTATTTGCTGTGATTGGGGATATGACCTTAGTACCAGTGTTTGAAGCAGCAGCATTTTTAGAAACTGAGGGTATAGGGGTAAAAATAATTTCTGTGATTAATCCTCGTCGTTTATATCGTCCTGATGACACTGCTTGGGATACTTGTTCCCAACCGGATGGGGAGTTTTTAGCTGATGAAGAGTTTGAGGAGTTATTTAGTGGGGATGGGTTAATTGCTGTGACTGGTGGTGCGAGTGCTATGTTAGAGCCAGTTATGTTACGCAGTTCTATTAAACGGGATACTTTTGCTTGGAAGCGAGGAGAGACCACAGCTAGTGCAGGTGAGTTAATGTCCTTTAATGGCTTAGCTGCGGAAGCGTTGACAAAGCGCGCTATTGAGTTAGTGCATTAG
- a CDS encoding 2OG-Fe(II) oxygenase codes for MKYYQIQSNIFPSSYLKDLGGEIQASPYFTTNNLNRDFIQTKGFSVVFQRQGIKIVQEKFPFFKPYLELALQSSCNAFYLNPLLLQEGSRVDPHIDRSLRSYCKTIEPPNLVTVLYVRVPENMEGGELVLKSNNRHIQKIKPQTNTLVCFQGNLTHSVNPMKTSGNRLSLVCEQYDLTDREIVHIPVYTLESRAIY; via the coding sequence GTGAAATACTACCAAATACAAAGCAATATTTTTCCAAGTAGTTACCTGAAAGACCTAGGGGGAGAAATCCAAGCCAGTCCATACTTTACTACCAATAACCTCAATAGAGACTTTATTCAGACAAAAGGATTTTCTGTGGTTTTCCAAAGACAGGGAATAAAAATTGTCCAGGAGAAGTTTCCCTTTTTTAAACCCTATTTAGAATTGGCACTACAATCAAGTTGTAATGCATTTTATCTTAATCCTTTACTACTTCAAGAAGGTTCTCGGGTTGATCCACATATAGATCGTTCATTGCGCTCCTATTGTAAAACCATTGAACCACCAAATCTGGTGACGGTTCTTTATGTGCGAGTACCGGAAAACATGGAAGGGGGGGAATTAGTATTGAAATCAAATAATCGCCACATTCAGAAGATTAAACCCCAAACCAACACCTTAGTTTGCTTTCAGGGAAATTTGACCCATTCTGTTAATCCGATGAAAACATCGGGGAATCGTTTAAGTCTGGTTTGTGAGCAGTACGATTTGACAGATAGAGAAATTGTGCATATCCCCGTTTATACCCTAGAATCAAGAGCAATTTATTAA
- a CDS encoding fructosamine kinase family protein — translation MHSRLPQFIPLLCNADNCSYIVLEWLHMSAGNNKSWQQMGRNLAAMHKTTSEQGFGWHINNTIGSTPQINSWMLNWDEFFFKNRLGYQFQLARRRGGNFPGEQKLLGVIPSLLADHEAEPSLVHGDLWGGNVGFTINGEPVIFDPATYFGDREVDIAMTELFGGFPPSFYRGYEEEFPLTPGYEKRKILYNLYHILNHFNLFGGGYGSQANGMIGRILESIG, via the coding sequence ATGCACAGTAGATTACCTCAATTCATACCTCTATTATGCAACGCCGATAATTGTAGTTACATAGTATTAGAATGGTTGCACATGTCAGCTGGCAATAATAAAAGCTGGCAACAAATGGGGAGAAATTTAGCAGCAATGCACAAAACTACCAGTGAACAAGGTTTTGGTTGGCATATAAACAATACTATTGGTTCCACACCACAAATTAATAGTTGGATGTTAAATTGGGATGAATTTTTTTTTAAAAACCGACTGGGTTACCAATTTCAGTTAGCAAGAAGACGCGGTGGCAATTTTCCTGGAGAACAAAAATTATTAGGTGTCATTCCTAGCTTATTAGCTGACCACGAAGCAGAACCATCCCTAGTTCATGGCGATTTATGGGGAGGAAATGTGGGATTTACAATTAATGGTGAGCCAGTGATTTTTGATCCAGCCACTTATTTTGGCGATCGGGAAGTTGATATTGCCATGACGGAACTTTTTGGTGGCTTCCCTCCCAGTTTTTACCGAGGATATGAGGAAGAATTTCCCCTAACACCAGGCTATGAAAAACGAAAAATACTTTATAATTTGTATCATATTTTAAATCACTTTAATTTATTCGGGGGTGGTTATGGCAGTCAAGCTAATGGTATGATAGGGAGGATTTTAGAAAGTATTGGGTAA
- the hemW gene encoding radical SAM family heme chaperone HemW: MSFPIPTAAYVHIPFCRRRCFYCDFPVYVTGDRVSGEASHTISQYVDSICHEISITPTFSEPLRTVFFGGGTPSLLSAKQLEQILSSLEQRFAMESKIEISMEIDPGTFDLARIQGYKNAGVNRVSLGVQTFTPELLKTAGRSHSVEDIFAAIDIVNQVEIPEFSIDLISGLPHQSIEQWQNSLTKGVEIAPTHISIYDLTIEPGTVFGRYYQAGDHPLPADEMTVKMYELGQEMLTGAGYEHYEISNYAKPGHQCKHNRVYWQNLAYYGFGMGATSYVEGKRFSRPRRIQEYYQWLNNGAIIDAKVIYVDEELLETIMLGMRLAEGLSLGVLAEKFGHQRVEKIQKCLQTYVIPGWVKLTTDRLCLTDPQGFLFSNVVLGDLFAKLS, translated from the coding sequence ATGAGTTTTCCAATCCCCACCGCAGCTTATGTACATATTCCCTTCTGTCGGCGCAGGTGCTTTTACTGTGATTTTCCCGTGTATGTGACGGGCGATCGCGTGTCCGGGGAAGCATCCCATACAATTAGTCAGTATGTAGATAGCATTTGCCATGAGATCAGCATCACACCGACTTTTAGTGAACCCCTGAGAACAGTTTTTTTTGGTGGTGGTACACCTTCTCTATTGTCGGCCAAACAACTAGAGCAAATATTGAGCAGTTTGGAACAGAGATTTGCCATGGAATCAAAGATAGAAATTTCTATGGAAATAGATCCAGGTACATTTGATTTAGCTCGTATTCAAGGTTATAAAAATGCAGGAGTAAACAGAGTTAGTTTAGGGGTGCAGACCTTTACCCCAGAATTGTTAAAAACTGCTGGGCGATCGCACTCGGTTGAAGATATTTTTGCAGCTATTGATATAGTTAACCAAGTGGAGATACCCGAATTTAGCATAGACCTGATTTCGGGTTTGCCACATCAGTCTATAGAGCAATGGCAAAATTCTCTGACCAAGGGGGTAGAAATTGCTCCTACCCATATTTCCATTTATGATTTAACCATAGAACCGGGTACAGTGTTTGGTCGTTATTATCAAGCTGGGGATCACCCTCTACCAGCGGATGAGATGACGGTAAAGATGTATGAACTAGGACAAGAGATGCTTACGGGTGCGGGTTATGAGCATTATGAAATTTCCAATTATGCTAAGCCAGGGCATCAATGTAAACACAATCGTGTTTACTGGCAAAATCTTGCTTACTATGGTTTTGGCATGGGTGCTACCAGCTATGTAGAAGGTAAACGATTTTCTCGTCCTAGAAGGATCCAGGAATATTATCAGTGGTTAAATAATGGTGCAATAATTGATGCTAAAGTTATATATGTAGATGAGGAACTGTTAGAGACTATAATGTTGGGGATGCGTTTAGCGGAAGGTTTAAGTCTAGGAGTATTAGCAGAAAAGTTTGGTCATCAAAGAGTTGAGAAAATACAAAAGTGCTTACAAACCTATGTAATTCCAGGTTGGGTGAAATTGACCACAGATAGATTATGTTTAACTGATCCCCAGGGTTTTTTGTTTTCTAATGTAGTTTTAGGAGATTTATTTGCCAAACTGAGTTGA
- a CDS encoding NINE protein encodes MLLKRKNRAIAAVLAFSGAIAISGLHKFYLGQPLWGILYVLLSWTPIPKIASAIEGVWYITQDEETFNRKFNSGNLSVHSSPEVSTNVESVANALRELDALREEGLISEYEFEQKRRQLIDRIS; translated from the coding sequence ATGCTCCTTAAACGGAAAAACCGCGCCATTGCAGCTGTGCTGGCCTTTTCCGGTGCGATCGCTATTTCCGGATTACACAAGTTTTATTTGGGACAACCACTATGGGGAATTCTGTATGTGTTATTATCGTGGACACCAATTCCTAAAATAGCTAGTGCTATAGAGGGGGTGTGGTATATCACACAGGATGAGGAGACTTTTAACAGGAAGTTTAATTCTGGTAACTTATCAGTTCACAGTTCCCCGGAGGTGAGCACCAATGTAGAATCGGTGGCCAATGCTTTACGTGAGTTAGATGCTTTGCGTGAGGAAGGGTTGATTTCTGAATATGAATTCGAGCAAAAACGTCGTCAATTGATAGACCGTATTTCTTAG
- a CDS encoding helix-hairpin-helix domain-containing protein: MISWFPWNLKLQKLRDKLLHDPYYRLQSGEEIHLAAQLGMRIDVNQANVDDWLRLPGLSIHQGRSLVALSRSGVKFYCIEDIAAALSLPIHRLEPLKPLLSFTYYDEHSLVHHPSININTASIETLLEIPTIDMVLAEAVVKNRLAGGAYRNLVDFQNRLGLSGDLISKLMYYLHFQ; this comes from the coding sequence ATGATTAGCTGGTTTCCTTGGAATCTCAAGTTACAAAAATTACGAGACAAACTTCTTCATGATCCCTACTATCGCTTACAGTCGGGTGAGGAAATACATCTTGCTGCACAATTGGGTATGCGGATTGATGTTAATCAAGCCAATGTGGATGACTGGTTACGATTACCCGGTTTATCTATTCATCAAGGTCGCTCTTTAGTGGCATTGTCGCGCTCTGGGGTGAAGTTTTACTGTATTGAAGATATTGCTGCGGCTTTGAGTTTACCCATTCATCGACTAGAACCGCTCAAGCCTTTATTAAGTTTTACCTATTATGATGAACACTCTCTAGTACACCACCCATCAATTAATATTAATACGGCATCTATAGAAACTCTATTGGAAATCCCAACGATAGATATGGTCCTAGCGGAGGCGGTGGTAAAAAACCGCCTCGCTGGCGGTGCTTATCGTAATCTGGTGGATTTTCAAAACAGGTTGGGATTATCTGGTGACCTGATCTCCAAACTAATGTACTATTTGCACTTTCAATAG
- a CDS encoding IS1 family transposase — protein sequence MHCPNCGSSKIRKNGKRRGKQNHICVDCGRQFIDVYSPPKGYSEEVKQSCLRSYVNGMGFRAIERDKGVHHTTIIYWLKQIGSILPDAPPVEETPLVGELDELETFVGSKKNKIWLWTAVNHFRKNILAWVVGDHSSQAFQPLWDIVKLWQCFFYVTDGWRVYPSFIQPEDHIVSKTYMTRVEGENTRLRHYLARLHRKTLCYSKSVDMLRYSIKLLLHYLKYEVIPAFS from the coding sequence GTGCATTGTCCAAACTGCGGGTCTTCCAAAATCAGAAAGAATGGCAAACGTCGAGGTAAACAAAATCACATTTGTGTTGATTGTGGTCGTCAATTTATCGATGTCTATAGTCCACCTAAAGGCTATTCAGAAGAAGTTAAACAAAGTTGCCTGCGCTCTTATGTTAACGGTATGGGATTTAGAGCAATTGAACGCGATAAAGGCGTTCATCATACAACTATTATTTACTGGCTAAAACAAATTGGTTCCATACTTCCAGATGCTCCACCAGTTGAGGAAACACCCTTGGTAGGTGAGCTTGATGAGTTGGAGACCTTTGTGGGATCAAAAAAAAACAAAATATGGTTGTGGACAGCAGTAAATCACTTCCGTAAAAATATCCTGGCTTGGGTTGTGGGAGACCACAGCTCACAAGCATTTCAACCTTTGTGGGACATCGTTAAACTCTGGCAATGCTTTTTTTATGTTACTGATGGGTGGAGGGTTTATCCGAGTTTTATTCAGCCAGAGGATCATATTGTGAGCAAAACATATATGACTAGGGTAGAGGGTGAAAATACACGTTTACGTCACTACTTAGCGCGACTACATAGAAAAACGCTATGCTATTCAAAATCTGTAGATATGCTTAGGTATTCAATTAAATTATTACTTCACTATTTAAAGTATGAAGTAATACCCGCGTTTAGTTGA
- a CDS encoding four-helix bundle copper-binding protein translates to MMMMMTESLTTEMQNCVNATTECHKICLETMTYCMSQGGKYMSANLISAMRDCSEFCMICTNMLISGSLFAGKTCALCAEICDRCALACETISTDKKMTACASACRNCAEACRGVKVGV, encoded by the coding sequence ATGATGATGATGATGACTGAATCCTTGACCACAGAAATGCAAAACTGCGTCAATGCTACCACAGAATGTCATAAAATCTGTTTAGAAACCATGACCTACTGTATGAGTCAAGGTGGTAAATATATGAGTGCCAATCTCATCAGCGCCATGCGTGACTGCTCAGAATTTTGTATGATATGTACCAACATGCTAATTAGCGGTTCCCTATTTGCTGGAAAGACTTGTGCACTTTGTGCAGAAATATGCGATCGCTGTGCATTAGCTTGTGAAACCATCTCTACTGATAAAAAGATGACAGCTTGTGCCAGTGCTTGTCGCAATTGTGCAGAAGCTTGTCGAGGAGTAAAAGTAGGGGTGTAA
- the lepB gene encoding signal peptidase I, producing MNDPENKSIEETSTSLNNLNKQGGWKENLTLIGVALILALLIRVFIAEPRLIPSASMYPTLQIGDRLVVEKISYRLHPPQAGDIVVFQTPPELQERGYDDNQAFIKRIIGLPGDIVGIVNGQVYVNGKQLEETYIAEPANQPFPLIKIPENKFFVMGDNRNDSNDSRYWGFLPRRNLIGHAAFRFWPLNRLGLIG from the coding sequence ATGAATGATCCGGAAAACAAGAGCATTGAGGAAACTTCCACATCTTTAAACAATTTAAATAAACAGGGGGGTTGGAAAGAAAATCTAACTTTAATAGGGGTGGCGTTGATTTTAGCCCTATTGATCAGAGTATTTATTGCAGAACCTCGTTTAATTCCTTCCGCATCAATGTATCCCACCCTGCAAATAGGGGATAGATTAGTAGTAGAGAAAATATCCTACCGACTTCATCCTCCTCAAGCTGGCGACATCGTGGTTTTTCAGACACCTCCCGAATTACAAGAGCGTGGTTATGATGACAATCAAGCCTTTATTAAACGGATTATAGGTCTTCCAGGAGATATAGTTGGTATAGTGAATGGTCAAGTTTATGTGAATGGCAAACAGTTGGAAGAAACCTACATTGCTGAACCAGCAAATCAACCATTCCCCCTGATTAAAATTCCAGAGAACAAGTTCTTTGTGATGGGAGACAATCGCAATGACAGTAATGACTCTCGGTACTGGGGTTTTTTACCGCGAAGAAACCTAATTGGTCATGCAGCATTTCGCTTTTGGCCCTTAAATCGATTGGGTTTGATAGGTTAG
- a CDS encoding PIN/TRAM domain-containing protein — protein MLDFTIIISFIIASAGIGYFSTDLLPPGSLKGVTNLDALRLVVAVFAALIGGAVGLSFQTSYRRLETQVREMPIEVILTRAIGLVIGLLLANLMLAPLFLLPIPVDFSFIKPLVAVVGSVILSVTGMNLADTHGRGLLRLINPNTVETLVVEGTLKPANTKVLDTSCIIDGRIELLLETGFLEGLIIVPQFILQELQQVADATKDVKRVRGRRGLEILNRIRENYPERIVINSVEYDDLSTVDTKLVKFAQEINGTLLTNDYNLSKVASVQKVPVLNVNDLVNAVRPSYLPGDNIDIKILKEGKEPSQGIGYLDDGTMVVVEEGSGYVGGEVRVVVTSALQTSAGRMIFAKPQASALA, from the coding sequence ATGCTTGATTTCACCATCATTATCTCATTTATTATAGCCTCTGCGGGAATAGGTTATTTCAGTACCGACTTACTACCACCAGGAAGTCTCAAAGGAGTAACCAATTTAGATGCTTTGCGTTTAGTAGTAGCTGTCTTTGCTGCTCTCATTGGTGGCGCGGTTGGACTGAGTTTTCAGACCAGCTATAGGCGATTAGAAACACAAGTGCGGGAAATGCCCATAGAAGTCATTTTAACTCGTGCTATCGGTTTAGTTATTGGGCTATTACTGGCCAATTTAATGTTAGCTCCCCTATTTCTACTCCCCATTCCTGTAGATTTTAGCTTTATTAAACCTTTAGTAGCAGTGGTTGGCAGTGTAATCCTATCCGTAACGGGAATGAATTTAGCTGATACCCATGGTAGAGGTTTGTTACGATTAATTAATCCTAATACGGTGGAGACCCTGGTAGTAGAAGGAACTCTCAAACCAGCTAATACCAAGGTTTTAGACACCAGCTGTATTATAGATGGTCGGATTGAATTACTGCTGGAAACGGGATTTTTAGAAGGACTAATTATCGTACCCCAGTTTATTTTGCAGGAGCTACAGCAAGTAGCAGATGCAACCAAGGATGTAAAACGAGTACGAGGAAGAAGAGGTTTAGAAATTCTCAATCGTATTAGGGAAAACTATCCAGAAAGGATAGTAATCAACTCGGTAGAGTACGATGATTTAAGCACGGTAGACACAAAACTAGTAAAGTTCGCCCAGGAAATTAATGGTACTCTATTAACCAACGACTACAATTTATCCAAAGTAGCCAGTGTCCAAAAAGTACCAGTATTGAATGTGAATGATTTGGTGAATGCAGTTCGTCCTTCCTACTTACCGGGGGATAACATTGACATCAAAATCCTCAAAGAGGGGAAAGAGCCCAGTCAAGGCATTGGTTATTTAGATGATGGCACAATGGTTGTGGTAGAAGAAGGTAGTGGTTATGTGGGTGGTGAAGTGAGAGTAGTGGTAACCAGTGCTCTACAAACCTCCGCTGGCAGAATGATCTTTGCTAAACCACAAGCCTCGGCTTTAGCGTAA